The region TCTAGTAGACTTTGTTGCACAAGAAGCTGATGCTAGAAACGACCCCAGCTTTAACCTCACACCATCACCTGATGCACCCAGACCAGACAAACTATCTTGGAGggcaaacagacaaaaagagaTTTCTGTGCACAAAACTGATGTCATCTCTCGCACTAGTTCAGACACACAGAGGTTCCCAAACAAAACTGTACATGGTGAAAAGATTTGTCCAATTCACAAGAAAGCCCATTCTCTCGCAGTGTGCAGAGCATTTCGCATGAAAACACTGTTAGATAGGAAAACGTTCTTAAAAGAAAATGACTTTTGCTTCAGGTGCTGTGCTTCATCTTCACACATAGCAAAGAACTGTAAAGCCAAGGTACAGTGTTCCGAGTGCAACGATGAGAAGCACTGCACGGCTCTCCACCCAGGACCAGCTCCCTGGCTAAAAGAaaccgaaccagcagcagagCATGGCGGGGAGCCTGACACCACTGAATCAGAGGAGATCACTTCTAAATGCACTCAGGTTTGTGGTGTGAATGAAGCAGGCACTTCATGTTCTAAAATCTGTCTCGTGAATGTCTACCCAGCAGGCCACCCACATCAAGCAGTAAGGCTTTATGCCATCCATGATGAACAAAGTAACAGATCACTAGTACGTCCGGAGTTCTTCGAGTTGTTTAATGACTGCGGCCCTAGTTCCCCTTACTCGCTTAAGACGTGCAGGTACCAAAGAGACAATGGGTAGAAGAGCTACAGGTTATGTAGTGGCAGCTTTAGATGGTTCAGTCCACATCTCACTGCCTAGCCTAATTGAGTGCAAAAATATCCCAAATGACAGAGACGAGATCCCCACACCCAGTGCAGCTAGACACCACAGCCATCTAAAGTCAGTGGCTCACCTCATTCCTGCCTTGGACTCTAACGCCCCCATACTAATGCTTCTTGGACGGGATGTCATTAGAGCTCACAAAGTCCGCAAACAGATAAGTGGCCCTAACAACGCACCCTATGCTCAAAAATTGGACCTAGGATGGGTCATAGTAGGAAACGTGTGTTTAGGTGACGTCCACAGAACTCCTGCAGTAAGGACTCTGTTCACAAATGCAACTGAAAGGGGACGTCCCACAGCATTCGAGCCATGTCCTAATGTTTTCAACATAAAAGAGAAACATTGTGGGATACAAGTTCCACTCAACTTCAGCTCCCAGCTGGCAGACAGTGCTTGTGAACCTGATCATTTAGGATGTAATGTGTTCAAACAAACCAGAAATGACAACTACATCTCACCTTCCATCCAGGACAATGCCTTCTTAAAAATAATGGAGGAAGGACTAACAAAAGACACAGATAACAGTTGGACAGCTCctttaccatttaaaaatccACGCCGAAAGCTCCCTAACAACAGACCACAGGCCCTGAATCGCCTAATGTCTCTTCTTCGCACCtttgaaaagaagaaagagatgAAGGAACATTTCATCACCTTCATGGACAAAATATTCCAAAACAAACATGCAGAGATCGCCCCTACACTAAAAGAGGATGAGGAATGTTGGTATCTGCCATTATTCGGTGTCTACCATCCCCGTAAACCCACGCAGATCAGGGTCGTCTTCGACAGCAGCGCCAAGTATGAAGGCTTATCCCTGAATGACGTTCTGTTAACAGGACCAGATTTTAATAACTCATTGCTTGGGGTCCTAATACGCTTCAGAAAAGAAGCCGTTGCCTTCACAGCAGACATCGAACAGATGTTTTACTGTTTCAACGTGCGAGAGCAAGACAGGAACTACTTACGCTTCTTGTGGTTCCGTGACAACGACATTTCCAAAGAAGTTGTGGAGTACAGAATGACGGTCCACGTCTTTGGGAACAGCCCATCGCCAGCAGTAGCCATATATGGCCTGCACCAGTCTGTCCAACGCGTTGAACCGGACTGCGATGCAGATGTGAAGCAGTTTGTCATGCGTGACTTCTACGTTGATGACGGACTCAAATCTCTACCTACTGTTGAAAAAGCCATATCTCTACTCCAAAGAACCCGAGACGCACTTGCAAACTCAAACTTAAGACTGCATAAAATAGCAGCAAACAGGAAGGAAGTACTAGAGGCATTCCCGACTCAAGAttggattattgtaacggtCTTTTTACGTGtcttaacaaatcagctctggatCGCCTTCAGTCTGTACAGAATGCAGCGGCAAGACTTTTAACTGGTACAAACAAGAGGTCACACATTACTCCAGttctggcttctcttcattggttgcctgtaaattttagggttcattttaaaattttagttgtaACTTTTAGAGCTCTGCATGGTGAAGCTCCCCAGTATATCTCTGACCTGTTGAAACCTCATGCTTCATCCCGAGCACTTAGGTCTTCAGGTCAGAGGCTACTGGTGGTCCCACGTACTAGATTTAAAACACGTGGGGATCGAGCTTTTCAGGCACTGGCACctaggctgtggaactctctgccgttgtctttacgctgtctagactctactgactcctttaaaaagcagctgaagacatttttatacaaacgggcttttaattaatttaatttttacttgtatgtctgatcttactgtaaagcactttgtgatttttatctgtgaaatgtgctatataaataaattttacttacttacttacttacttactaagaTCATGCCAAAAATCTAAAAAACCTGGACTTCGAAAGTGATTCGGTGCCCATGCAGCGTAGCCTAGGTCTCCTCTGGGACCTAAGTAAAGACCGCTTCACCTTTGAAGTATCTGATGAGTCAAAACCCTTTACCAGACGAGGTGTTCTATCAACAATAAACAGTCTCTATGATCCGCTGGGTTTTGTAGCACCAGTCACCATACAGGTGAAGTCGATTCTACGCGAACTTACAGCTGAAAATGGGGACTGGGATGCTCCACTCCCTCCCGAAATGGAAGAGTCTTGGACACAGTGGAAAGACTCACTCAAAGACTTGCCTAACATGACCATTCCCAGAGCATACACAGACATTTCCCCTTCAACAGCCGTGAAAAAagagttgtgtgttttttcagaCGCATCTACCAAAGCCATAGCTGCAGTGGCCTATTTAAAAGTGACAGATGCAGAAGGACACAGTCAATGGGTAAGGCTAAGCTAGCACCACGCCCAGATCAGACTATTCCAAGATTAGAGCTTAGTGCTGCCGTTTTAGCGGTTGAGCTCGCAGCTCTTATCTCAGATGAACTTGACTGTAAACTAGATCACACTACTTTctacacagacagtaaagtaGTCCTAGGTTACATCTACAACGAGTCTAGAAGATTTTATGTCTATGTCAGTAATCGTGTGACTAGAATCCGCAGATCTTCTCAGCCATGCCAGTGGCACTATGTAGCTAGCAGTCAGAACCCTGCAGATCACGCCACTCGTTCTGTTCCTGCATTCCAGCTGCCGCTTAGTAACTGGCTCACCGGCCCTGACCTTTTACATCAGATTCAGAATTCTCCAAATGACTCCTATGACCTTGTAGAACCCAACATGGACGCAGATGTAAGACCTCAGGTAACCGCACTCAAAACAACAGCCTCAACTAAAGAACTGGGCTCAGACAGATTCACCAAGTTTTCTACCTGGAAATCCCTCACACGTGCTCTTTCTAGACTAATACATGTCATCCACAACTTCAAATCACCACCAGGCAAAGCCAATCACTGTAATGGCTGGCATTACTGTGAAACGGGACTTACTGTGGATGAGTTAAAGCAAGCTCAGAACCTTGTCATTCGAGCAGTACAGCAGGACGTGTATGCTGAAGAAATCAAGTGTGTGCAAAAACATGGAAAACTACCCAAAACCAGTCATCTCAAAACCTTAGACCCCTATCTGGACAAAGAAGGACTCCTTAGAGTAGGTGGTCGCATCAGAGACTCAAACATTAGCCAAGGTGAGAAAAACCCTCTCATAGTTCCTGGCCACCACCATGTTGCAGCGCTTCTCATAAAGCACTACCACGAGCAGACCCAGCATCAAGGTCGCCTTTTCACAGAAGGAGCCGTTCGCTCCGCAGGATGGTGGATAGTGGGCGGTAAAAGAAAAGTGAGCACAATCATCTATCATTGTGTTACCTGCAAAAGACTTCGTGCTCCTTTGAGCACACAGAAAATGTCAAACCTCCCTCCAGACCGTCTCACAATGGATCCCCCGTTCACGAATGTGGGCTTAGATGTGTTTGGTCCGTGGTTTGTGTCTTCACGACGTACAAGAGGAAGCGTCAACCAGAATAAAAGAGGTGGCTGCTATCATAAACTGTAGGCCCCTCGTCTCGGTTTCATCAGACCCAAGTGACCCCTTTATCTTGACTCCAGCTGTTCTCCTGACTCAAAAGGTAGCACCCCTTCAGGCTCCAGCTGAAAAATTCACAGCATCAGACCTCTACAAACATCAGTGGCGCCAGGTTTAGCACCTGTCGAACATCTTCTGGGACAAATGGAGGAAAGAGTTTCTCCCTACCCTACAGCCACGCCGCAAATGGCAGTCTAGCCAGCCTAATGTGAGCTTAGGAAATGTTGTGGTACTCAAAGACAGTCGAGTGCCAAGAAATGAGTGGCCTCTTGGTCTCATAACTAAGGTGTTCCCAAGTAAAGATGGTAAAATACGTACCGTGGAAATTAAGGTAGTTAAATCAGATGGTACAAAGGTGTTGACCAGACCTATCTCAGAGCTCGTACCCTTGGTGCCTTCTTAACGTGTTGTTTTCTTCAACGTTTAATCGTGGCGTTTATTCACGCCAGGCGGGGAGTGTTCTGTATCACTAAAATATTATTCCCAGTACGTTGTTAGTTATGTGTTTTTAGCGCCCTCTGTGGTCGTTTCAAGTAATGCACCGTAGAAATGGTTTGTTTTGAAACAACTTTATTGAACAGGAAGTCAGCTCAAGGAAAGGAAGCGAGCGAAAGAAAGAGAGACATATCGGCACACGGCTTATGGTGTCCTGTCGGAAAATTTACTGTCTACATCTTTGGTTTACGGTTGTATCGCCGGTATGTACTTAGTTAAATTACAACTTGTTTTTGTACATTATGTTGCCGCTAGCGCAGTATTTGACCGTAAAGCTAATCTCGGTGCTAAGCTAGCTATCCGCGATGTCGGAGGTCGTCTGAGATGGCCTCAGTAGTTGtataaaagtttatataattagaCGTATGCTGTGTATTAGTACTGCGGTGTATAAGTGTATGTTATGCTACGCTTATGTATGTCTTGACtgtattttttgtcttgtttttagttttacccTTTTGAATGTCAGTAAACCTGTTGACAACGCCCATCGGTCTTCAGAGTGGTGATATGAGAAAGGTGTTCACGCCCTTGCATCAGACATGTACCCGTAACGGCACAAATGCATTATGCTGGGCTGGTATTGGGCAGGCTGAGGTGTTCATGGGCACTCAAACTGTGACGTGAAAAGATGATAAATAAATGACTGCATGACACAGCTGGGAAGAAGACGCTATGATTTTTTTATTGGTGAAGCTGGACAAAAGTATACAAAGGAATGGGaaaaaatcataaaacaaatcaaaacattttCACCTCACCATCGTAACATCATACTGGTCTATATTCACTGACACTCAGTCACATAGGCAGTATAGGAGAATGGAATagatgaaaaacacattttcattatttaaaaaacaatcgATAAGATGATTTGAGATTAGCTTGAAATCATTAATGATTTCCCTATTTCTACAATAGGGATTAGGCCTTTTCAACACATGATGACCTCAGTGAAAAGTTTGCTTAGCTGGTCTGTGGAGATGACTGGTGACTCTTTCTCCAGTGGGCCTGAAATTAGTGCAAGTCTTTGTGTTAGAACAACATATTATAGTCATCTCACTAAGTTTCTCCCTAAgtcaggggtgtcgaactccaggcctcgagggccggtgtcctgcaggttttagatctcaccctgggtcaacacacctgaatcaaatgattagttcattaccaggcatCTGGAGAACTTCGAGACATGTTgtggaggtaatttagccatttaaaacagctgtgttggatcaaggacacatctaaaacctacaGGACTCTGGCCCTCAAGGCcaggagttcgacacctgtgcccTAAGTTTTCTATTTGGCCACTAAGGGGCCACAGAAACAAGCTGTGATTTCTGGTCCTTGGGCTGCTACATGCTTCACTATGCTTGCAGGCTAGTAGCTGAATTAGcttgtctgctgtgtgttttgggaAGCCAGCATACTTTGGATTTATAGGAATCTTTCAAGGCTGCAAAACGATGCAGAAATACTACGCAGAGCTGAAAGATCCAAATTTGGTAATAATACTCTATGACCTCATCAGGACAAGAAACAGCTGGTTAGAGCAGGTTCATCATGTCACAGTAGTCTGTCAACATAAATGATCAAACCCACAACTATCAGTATATTTAGCTGTTGTTCAATCCTGGTTGGTGATCAGATGTGCACGCCATCATTTGATATAACACCAGTAAACAAAGAAAGTCTAAAATGTAGCCTTGAAATTTGATCTGAACAGTGAGTGAAATTATCCCAGGATGTTCTCCACATGTGAAGGTGGTTAGAGTGTGGCGTTTCCTACCTTCTTCTAATTGTCGTCTTCCTCTGAAGATGGGATGAAGGACGCAGGTCCTGAAGGTAGTGCTGGCTTGCGGAGGAAAGGATATGTGAGTTTTTCCCTCACACAGTGCTGGTAGGTTCGGTCACAGTCAAATCCAATTGGACAGCAGTGGTAGCCATCCAGACAACATTTGCCCTGCAAGAAACACTTTTAGTCTCTCAAAAGAATAATTATTATAGCTGCAAACTTGTTTCATGGCAGTGGAAGCTAAAAGGAATTTTATTACAATCATGTGTCTTATTGCACAAGAATATTTAGGCTGACTCACAGGAGAGTAGGGACAACAGAACCAGCCTCCTTGTGGGTGTCTGCAGCAAGTAGTGCCATCAGGACAGTAGG is a window of Maylandia zebra isolate NMK-2024a linkage group LG22, Mzebra_GT3a, whole genome shotgun sequence DNA encoding:
- the LOC143414557 gene encoding uncharacterized protein LOC143414557, with translation MGKAKLAPRPDQTIPRLELSAAVLAVELAALISDELDCKLDHTTFYTDSKVVLGYIYNESRRFYVYVSNRVTRIRRSSQPCQWHYVASSQNPADHATRSVPAFQLPLSNWLTGPDLLHQIQNSPNDSYDLVEPNMDADVRPQVTALKTTASTKELGSDRFTKFSTWKSLTRALSRLIHVIHNFKSPPGKANHCNGWHYCETGLTVDELKQAQNLVIRAVQQDVYAEEIKCVQKHGKLPKTSHLKTLDPYLDKEGLLRVGGRIRDSNISQGEKNPLIVPGHHHVAALLIKHYHEQTQHQGRLFTEGAVRSAGWWIVGGKRKVSTIIYHCVTCKRLRAPLSTQKMSNLPPDRLTMDPPFTNVGLDVFGPWFVSSRRTRGSVNQNKRGGCYHKL